CCGTCGCGGCCCCGCAGCAGCACCGTGACGACGCGGCCCCACGGCGTAACGCGGCCCGGAGCGACCTCGTCGAGGCCGGTGAGATCCGCGCCTCCGCGGCGGAGAGCGGCCTCGATCCCCGCCAGCGGCAGCATGGTGCTCCAGGCCACGCCGGGCGCGTCCAGCGCGTACGGATCCGGCACCCCCCGCAGGTATGGGTACAGCGTGCCCCACACGTTCTCGCTATCCTCGGTATGGCCGCCTGAGTTCGAGTGGTAGGCCGCGAAGATCGGCCGGCCGTCGTAGGTGAGGACGAGCCCACGGGTCGCGTCCACCGCCGCCGTCGCGGCCGGATCCTCGACCCCGGCGCCGAGGTAGACCTGCGCGTCCGTTGTCGCCGGAAGATCGAAGCCGGCATCCGCGGGCGAGGCGCCCTGGGCGGTTGGGTGCGCGACCATCCGCTGCACCGCGAGTGTGCGGGCGGCCACCGCCTGCGCGCGGACGGCCTCCGGCGGCCAGCGCGGGTCCACCTCGCCTTTGATCACCCCGTACAAATAGGACTCGAGGTCGAGGACGTTCACGACCGTGACCTGACCCGCGGGCGTGCGCCGCAGCTCGAGCGCCCCGCGATACGGGCGCCCGTCCGCCCGCAGCAGACCGTGTTGCGCCGTCAGACGGACGGCCGGACCCAAGGGGGTGCCGGAGAGATCGAGTCCGGCGCTGCCGCCGGCGGTCGCGATCCAGGCCGTGCCGCCCGGCGGCTGCGGCAGCACAACCGGTACAGGCGCCGTAAGCATCGACACCGACACATCTTCGGCGGTGACCGGACCGTCCGCGCTGATTTGGACCGAGGGACGATCGACCAGGATGCCGACGCGGATAACGAGCGATTCGGTCCCGCCCGCGGGCAGGAGGCCGGGCGAGGCCGCCGCCGCACAGCACCCCACGACGCCGGCGAGGGCGCCAGCCAGGATCACCCGGAGCGGCCGTCGCCGCCGCCCCCGCGGCCGGAGCGCGCCGTTCATCGCCTGGCGAAGAGGAGGTTGAGAAGCAGCGTGAGGATGAGACTCACGAGCACGCTGCCGAGGACCGGAACGTACAGCGTGAATCCCTTTCGCTGGATGTAGATGTCGCCGGGGAGCCGGGGCAGCATCCCCAGCAGCACAATCGCACCTCCCATAATGACGAGGAGGATGCCGAGTCCGATCAGCAGCCGGCCGATGGACGCGGGCGTCACGAGAACAGCGCCCCCTGGCCGCGCGGGGCCGGCCCATGGTCCGCCGACGCGGCGAGTCCCAGATGGTCGCAGGCCTGCGGTGTGACGCGCCGGCCCGACGGCGTTCTCGTCAGAAAGCCGATCTTCAGGAGGTAGGGCTCGATCATCTCGACGATGCTGTCGACCTCTTCGTTGAGCGTCGCCGCGAGCGCGTCCACGCCGACCGGGCCGCCGCCGTAGACCTGGACGACGGTGCGCAGCAGCTCGCGGTCCTGCGCGTCGAGCCCGATCGGATCCACGCCCTCGAACTCGAGCGCCTCCTTGGCGACCTCAAGCGTGATCGTGCCCTCGGCGCGGACCTGGGCGTAGTCGCGCACCCGGCGCAGCAGCCGGTTCGCGATCCGCGGCGTCCCGCGCGACCGGCGCGCGATCTCCTCCGCGCCGTCGTCGGCGACCGTGACGGCCAGGATGGACGCCGACCGGCGCACGACCTTGGCGAGGTCATCGACCGGATAGAAGTCGAGGTGCTGCGTGATGCCGAAGCGGTCGCGCAGCGGCGACGAGAGCAGGCCCGCGCGGGTCGTCGCGCCGACCAGCGTGAACGGCCGCAGCGTGTAGCGCAGCGTGCGCGCGTGCGCGCCCTTCTCGATCACGAAGTTGACGCAGAAATCCTCCATCGCGGGATAAAGAAACTCCTCGACCGTCCGCGGCAGCCGGTGGATCTCGTCGATGAACAGTACGTCGCCGGCGTCGAGGTTGGTGAGGATCCCCATGAGGTCGCCGCCCCGCTCGAGCGCGGGCCCCGAGGTGGTGACGATCTTCGTTTTCATCTCGGCGGCGATGACGTTGGCGAACGTCGTCTTGCCGAGGCCCGGCGGCCCGTGCAGCAGCACGTGATCGAGCGCTTCGCCCCTGTCGCGGGCCGCCCGGATGCTGATGGAAAGCCCCGTGATGACGCGGGCCTGTCCGATGCACTCCTCGAGACGCTTCGGCCGGAGGCTGCGGATGAACTGCTCGTCCTCGACGGCCCCCCGCTCGGGCGGCGGCTCGCCGCCCCCGCCCGCCGGCCCGATGGTGCGCTCCCGCGTCATGCGGGCGAGCCCGTCTTCGCGGACCGGTCCGATCCGCGCTCCACGCGGTAGACTTCCTGCAAGAGCGCTTCCGCGGACGCGATCGCGCCGTTCCGCCGCAGCGCGTCGGCCACCATGCGCCGGGCCTCGGCGGCGCGATAGCCGAGCTGCCGCGTCAGCACGTCGACGACTTCGTCCTGGAAGTCCGCAGGCGCGGCCTCAGGCTCCGCGGGCGCGTCCGTGCGGAGGAGCGCGTACTTGCCCATTTTCCCGTGCAGCGCCGCGACGATCTTCTCCGCGGTGCGCGCGCCGACGCCCGGCAGCTTCTGCAGAAAGCCGATATCCTTGCGCTCCACGGCGTCGGCCACCCGCTCGATCGGATGCGCCAGCGCCTTCATCGCCTTCGTCGGCCCGACGCCGTCGACGGTAATGAACCGCTCGAAGAACTCCTGCTCGACCTCGCGTAGAAATCCCACCAGCAGCGGACGCGGCTGGTTCGTGCTGACGTGGTACGAGATATGCAGCTCCACGGTCTCGTCGAGACGGTGCGGATCGGCGCGCAGCAGGTCGCGCAGGAACGCCGGGAGGTGGACCTCGTAGCCGACGCCGGCGCAGTCGATGACCAGCATCTCCTCGGTACGGCGCATCACCCGGCCGCGCAGCAGCGCGATCATGCCGGCGTCCTCAGCGGCACGCCGCGGCGGGAGAGCGCCACCAAGGCCAGCGCCAGCGCGTCGCCGACGTGGCTGACCGGCTCCCGGTCGAGAGTCAGCAGCGCGCGCACCATCCGCTGGATCTGGCGCTTGTCGGCGCGCCCGGAGGTGACGAGGGCGCGCTTCACCGCGGCCGGGGGAATCGTCTCCACGGGGATGCGCCGCTCAGAGGCGGCGACGCTGATCACGCCGCAGACATGGCCGATGAGAATGCCGGTGCGGGGAAAGGCGGGATGCGCGAAGACGTCTTCGAGCGCGATCGCGCCGGGCCGCCACTCCGCGAGGACTTCGCGGAGCCCGACGTAGAGCTCCGCCAGGCGCTCGCTCAGCGGCGCGCGGGGGTCGGTGCGGATCACCCCGGCCTCGGCGACGCGAAGCGCGGGCCCGGCCGTCTCGATCATACCGTAACCCGTCAGATGAAGTCCTGGATCGAGGCCGAGCATCCGCACAACGCCGCCGCGCCGAGGAGGCACAACGGCTCCGCGGCCCCCTGCCGGCCGGCGAGGCTGGGAAGCGAACACGAACCGGTGTTCGCCGGTGGCACCGGCCTTCCTGCGCGGGCTCGGCACGCCCGGCCGGCCTCCGGACGCCCCCATGACACGAAGCCCGCCCCGAGGGGTCAGCGAGCCGCGAAAACCGGCTTGATCCCCGCGATCCGAAGATAGATGGACAGTTGCCCGTTGTGGTAGAAGGTGTGCGGCACCGCAAACCCGACCACGACGCCCTGCGGCAGCTTGGCGCCCCACGGCGTCTCGACGATCTTGGCCGCTTCCTGATCCGTGAGCTTGGCCAATCCCGCGACGTAGCGCTCCCCACCCTGGCGGACCGCATCCAGGACCTGCGCCCTCGAGCGGAAGTTATCCGGCGGGAACGCGGTGACGCGCTCCCACACGGTCTTGCCGATGTTATCGCTAAACATGACCGACGTGTTCGCGAGGTGCAGTGCGATCTCGCGGAACGACCGGGTGTCCAAGCCCTCGGGCTTGTCGTCCAGGCGTCCCTCGGGCATCAACTCGACGTTCTGCTGAACGGCGGTCCAGATCGCGCGGAATCCTGGTTCGATCGTCTCCCGTACCCCCATAAGGGACACCCCCGTCTGTAATGGTCAGCCGACCTGCTGCAGTACCTCGTCCGGGATATCGAAATTGGCGTAGACGTGCTGCACGTCGTCGTGGTCCTCAAGCGCCTCCATGAGCCGCAGCACCTGCTGCGCCTCCTTGCCGCTCACCGGTACGGACGACTTCGGCACCATCGTGATCTCGGCCAGCGTCGGCTTCCAGCCGGCCTCCTCGAGCGCGCGCCGCACCTTCATAAAGTCCTCCGGCGCCGTCGTGATCTCGTACTCGCCGTCCGTCGTCTTGATGTCCTCCGCGTCGATCGCCCGCGTGATGACCTCGTCCTCCGACGCGACCGTGCGGGGCAGCGTGATGAGCCCCTTCTTCTCGAACATCCACGCGACCGACGCGCCCATCGCACCGCCGGCCTTGGTCAAGATGTTGCGGACCTCGGAGGCGGTGCGGTTCTTATTGTCCGTGGCGACCTGCACGAGGAGCGCGACGCCGGCGGGCCCCATGCCCTCGTAGGTCATCTCTTCGTACACGGCGCCGTCGCCGCCGCCCGCCCCACGCGCCACCGCCCGCTGAATATTGTCGTTCGGCATGCTCGCTTCGCGGGCGCGCTCGATCGCAGACCGGAGGCGCATGTTGTTGGCCGGGTCGCCGCCGCCGTCTTTCGCGGCGATGATGATCTCCCGCGCGAGCTTGCTGAAAATCTTGCCGCGCTGCTGGTCCACCTTGCCCTTCTTGATCTTGATGTTGTGCCACTTGGAATGTCCTGACACGGCGAGCCCCCTAAGGAACGACCCGCCCGGGCATCACGCCCGGGCCTGCTCCTACTACTATACTGGGGCGGCCCCGGACCGGCAAGCGGGTCGGCGCGCAGGACACGCCGTGACCCAACGACGAACGTGGGCGCATGCGTCCGCAGACCGCGGCCCCACGACATGCCGCGCCATAACCTCCCCGCGCAGCTAACCAGTTTCATCGGCCGGGAGCGCGAGATCGCGGAGGTCCGGCGATTTCTTTCGACGACCCGTCTGCTGACGCTCACCGGCGCGGGGGGCGCCGGCAAATCCCGCCTGGCGTTCCAAGTCGCGGCGGAGGCGCTCGACGACTTCGCCGACGGCGTGTGGACCGCGGAACTGGCGCCGATCGCCGACCCCACTCTCGTCGCCCAGGCCGTCGCGTCCGCGCTCGACGTGCCGGAGCAACCGGGGCGACCGTTGACCGACACGCTCGCGGATTACCTGCGGTCGAGATCCCTGCTGCTCGTCCTGGACAACTGCGAACATCTGCGGACGGCGTGCGCGGCGCTCGCGACGGCGCTGCTGCAGGGGTCGCCGGGTCTACGTATCCTCGCGACGAGCCGGGTGCCGCTCACCGTGCCCGGCGAGGTGCTCTGGCGGGTGCCGTCGCTCTCCGTGCCGGAGGCACGTCCGCGGTCGCCCGACGAGATTCGTCACTACGAAGCGGTGCGGCTCTTCGTGGAGCGCGCACGCGCCGTGCAGCCCGCGTTTGCCCTCACCTCGGATAACGCCCGCGCGGTCGCGGACGTGTGCCGCGAGCTCGACGGCATCCCGCTCGCGATCGAACTCGCCGCGGCGCGAACGCGGGTGCTGGCGGTCGGGCAGATCGCGGAGCGCCTGCACGACCGGTTTCGGCTGCTCACCGGCGGGAGCCCGTCCGCCCTGCCCCGCCACCAAACGCTGCAGGCGACGATGGACTGGAGCTACGGCCTCCTCGCGGCGCACGAACGGACTCTGCTGGGGCGGCTGTCGGTGTTTGCCGGGGGATGGTCGCTGGAGGCGGCGGAGGCAGTGTGCGCGGACGGCGGGCTCGAGCGGACCGAGGTCCTCGACGTACTGGCGCACCTGGTCGACAACTCGCTCGTCTTGGCGGATATGCCGCGCGACGAGACGCGGTACCGCCTCCTGGAAACAGTGCGACAGTACGCTCAGGCCCGGCTCGAGGACTCGGACGAGGCCGTAAGGGTCCGGCGGCGGCACCGCGACTGGTACCTCGGCCTGGCGGAACGAGCGGACGCGAGCGTGCGCGGTCCGGACGAAGAGACCTGGCTCGCGTTGGTGGAGACGGAACACGATAACCTTCGCGCGGCGATCGAGTGGACGAAGGCGCAGCGGGACGCGGAGGCGGAACTCCGGCTGGCCAGAGCGTTGGAATGGTTCTGGTATTTGCTCGGGCACTGGACGGAAGGCCGCGCACGGCTCGAAGAGGCGATCGAGAGAGGCGCGGCCGCGCCGCCCTCATACATGCCGAAGATTCTGGTAGGGGTAGTGCGTCTCGCGTACCGCATGGACGATCTCAGACGGGCCGAAGCGCTGTGCACACAAGGCTTGACACTGACGCGGCAACTCGACGACAAGTCCGGCACCGCGCAGTTTCTATTGTGGTCGGGGATTATCGCGGTCGCGGAAAATCGGCCCGCGGACGCTGTGCCGCGGGTGGAGGAAGCGCTGGCTGTGTGCCGGGCGATCGGAGACCGGTGGTGGGAACTGGAAGCGCTGGCGATGCTCGGCACCGTGGCGACGATGCGTGGCGACTATCCACGCGCCGGAGCGTGCCTCACGGAATGTCTCACCCTCAGCCGGGAAACCGGCAACGCCAACAACACGTCCTACGCCCTTCGCGGCCTGGGTGTCCTCGCGGTGCGGCGAGGCGACGCAGCGGGCGCGCTTGTGCACTATACGGAATGTCTGGACCTGTGCCGGCGGGTCAGGACGCCGGGCATCATCGCCGAGTGCTTCGAAGGCCTGGCCCGAACCGCGGCACTCCGCCGTGAGCACGAACGGGCCGCGGTACTGTTCGGCGCCGCCGACGCGTTGTTCCAGAGTCTCGGAGGCCGCCTGCCGTTGTGGGCCGACGAGTCCGAACACGACCGGCACGTGGCCGCGGCCCGGAGCAAAATGGGCCCGGCGGCGTTTGCCGCAGCAGACGGTCGAGGCCGGGCCATGACCGTCGACCAAGCACTCGAGTACGCGCTACCGCCGGCGCCGCCGGGGCGGACCCCCCGCGATGCCGAGGCGGAGACGCTGACGGCCCGGGAACGAGAAGTCGCATCCCTCGTCGCGCAGGGACTGACGAACCGCCAAGTAGCCGCCAGGCTCGTCGTTACCGAGCGCACCGCCGAAACCCACGTGCAGAATATCCTCAACAAGCTCGGCTTCACCTCCCGCGCACAGATTGCCGCCTGGGCGGTCGCGCAGGGGCTGCTCCCCACCGCCTGATCGGTACGGAGCGGCGTTCGCTCGCCAAAGATACGTACCGGATACGGGCTTTCCTCGATGATGGCCGCGCCGTCCCTTCCTATAGTGGGACACAAGCTCACAGACGACGAGGAGGGATGCGGCGATGCCGAGGTTTGTCGTCGAACGCGAGATCGCGGGGGCCGGCGATCTCTCGGCCCAGGATCTGCGGGCAATCTCGCAGCGGTCGTGCAGCGTGCTCAACGAAATGGGGCCCCAGATTCAGTGGGTGCAGAGCTATGTCACCGGCGACAAGATCTACTGCGTGTACCTCGCGCCGAACGAGGCGATGGTCCGCGAGCACGCCCGGAAAGGCGGGTTCCCGGCCAACCGCGTGGCGGAGGTGCGGACTGTTATCGATCCGACGACCGCAGAAGCGTAGGCGGGCCGGACCCGATCGACGGCGGCGCGCCGGCGGCTCTAATCGAAGAGAGGAGCGACTGATGCGAACGCAAGCGCTGAGAATGCTCGTGCTGAGCGTGGCGGTCGTTCTGGTGTGGAGCGCCGGCCTACCGGCGTTCACCGCCGAGCCCAAGCTCAACCAAGACGTGATCAGGAAACTTTCGGCCGCCCGGCTGGCGACCGCCAAGTACTCGACCGATCTCGCCCAGGCGAAGGCCGACGGCTACACGATCATCACACCGATGATTCCGAATATGGGCTACCACTTTCTGAACCCCAAGATCGCCGGGTTTGACGTCACGAAGCCCCCGATCCTCGTCTATGTGCGCAGGGGCGACGCCTGGCAACTCGTCGCGATCGAGTGGGTCTTCCCCAAGAAGCCGGCCGTACCGCCGCTCCAAGGCGCCACGTACGGTTCCTTCGGCGCCGCGTGCCACTACGCCGACGGGTCCTTCCTGCCCTCGTTTTCCGAGGCGATGTGCGCGAAGAAGCACCCGCAAACCGGTGCGGCCTTCGGCTTCTGGCACCCGCCGCTGGTGACGTTCCACGTCTGGCTCTGGTACCCGAATCCGAATGGGGTGTTCGGCGAGTACAATCCGCTGCTCACCCCGTTCAACAATGACTGACGCGAGGCGGGGAGGGCGCCGACGCCCTCCCTTCTCTCCCGCACGGCGCATTGCTTGGCCGCTTGTCCTCGGCGCCCTGCTGCTGCCCGTCCCGGTGGGCGGGGCGCAGCCGGCCGTCGTCAGCGTCACGATGCGGGAGTTCATGTTCCAACCGACCACCATCCGGCTCGCCGCGGGCCAACCCGTGCGGCTCGTCCTCCTGAACCGGGGGCAGCTCGCCCACCAGTTCGAGACAGCCTACCTTCACGCGGTCCCCGTGCGGGTCGCGGGCGACGTGCTGTCCGTCGAGGCCGCCGGGCTCGACGTCACGCGCCTCAACCCGGACGGAACAGCGCGGCTGGAATTCATCCCCCAGCACCGGGGCCGCTACGTGTTTGCCTGCACGATCGAGGGACACCGGGAGGCCGGGATGACCGGCGCGCTGGACGTGCGATGACCGGGGCGGCGCAGGGACGATCGGTTCGCGAGGGTGGCCGCGGGCCTTACTTGATGTGCACGGACACCGTGGCGGTGCCGGATGTCGCGACGCCGTCCGGACCGGCCGTCGCGGCCGCGGTGATCACGAGCGTTCCGCCGGACGGACGCAGCCACGGGTTGACCTGATAGGAGAACGTGCCCGACTGATCGGTCCGGATGTAGACGTCCGCGGCCTGCACCTTGAGCGCGCCGCTCTCGCTCGTCACCGTGATGTGCACGAGCGTCCCCGGCGGCGAGGCGCCGGTAATCGTCAGCGGCAGCTCGACGTCGCTGCCGTGACGCGGCGCCGTAATCACCACCGGCAGCGTGGCATGGTCGCGGCCGGCGGACGGGATCGTTTGGGGAGGGCCGCCCGGCGCTCCGGTCACGACCGCGGGAACGGCGGGCACAGGCGCCGGTGCCCCCGCCGACGCAGGCGAGCCTGAAGGCCCGGGCGGCACGGGCGAACCTGAAGGCCCGGGCGGCGCCGCCGGTTGGTCCGGCGACGGCGTCACCGGCGCGGCGCCGCCTTCGGGCTGCGTACCGCGGATGAACACCTCCGGACGATTGGTGCAGCCCGCGGCCGATGTGTCCGTGGCGCAGACCGTCGCCTGCACGACGCCGTCGGGCGACGTCCAGTCGTCCTTGCCGATCAGCGGCAGGATCTGCTTCATGAACGCCGCCCACGTCCGCGCGGGGAGACTGCCGCCCGTGACCTTGTTCATCGGCGAATCGTCGTCGTTGCCCACCCAGACCCCGGCGACGATCGAGGGCGTAAACCCGATGAACCAGGCGTTGCGGTAATCGTCCGCGGTGCCGGTCTTGCCGGCCTCGGGAATGCCGATCTGGGCCGCGGTGCCGGTGCCGCGCTGGACCACGCCCTTCAGCAAGTCGGTCATTACGTAGGCGACCTCGGGGCTCAGCACGACGTGCCGGTCGGCGACGTGCTCCTCGAGCACCTTCCCGTGGTAGTCCGTCACGCGCGTGACGGCGACCGGCGCCGCGCGCACGCCGCCGTTCGCGAACACGCCGTAGGCCGAGGCCAGCTCGAGCAGCGTCACGTCCGAGGAGCCGAGCGTCAGAGAGAGGTTTGCCTGCAGCGGACTGTCGATGCCCATCCGATGCGCCAGGTCGACGATCGCGCGCGGGCCCACTTCCTCCTCGAGCCGGATCGACGCGACGTTGATCGAGTTCTCGAGCGCGTAGCGCGCCGTGATGGAGCCGTGCCACTTCTTGTCGTAGTTTTCCGGCTTCCAGACGCTGCCGTCCGGCATCGGAAACTCGATCGGCGCATCGAGCAGCATCCGCGTCGGCGGAATGCCGCGCATCACGGCGACGGTGTAGGTGAACGGCTTGAACGCCGACCCCGGCTGCCGGTGCGCCTGCCACGCGCGGTTGAACTGACTGGTTCGGAAGTCATATCCGCCGATCATCGCCCGCACGTACCCGGTCCGCGGGTCGATCGCGACCATCGCGCCCTGCTGCGCCTGGAGATGATCGCGCTTCGCCTCGTCGATCGCGCGGCGGACCGCCTGCTCCGCGGCCGCCTGCATATGGAGATCGAGCGTGGTATAAACGCGCAGCCCGCCCTTGTAGAGCATCTCCTCGCCGTAGCGCTGGAGGAGACCCGGCAGAATGTAGCTCACGAAGTACGGCGCGCGAATGCCGACAAGCCCGGCGTTGGATTTCGCGGCGAGGTGCAGCGCGGCGTGCTCCGCCGCGCGCATCTGCGTCGGGGTGATGTCCCCCTGCTCCGTCATCCTCACCAATACCTCGCCCATCCGGGTGCGGGCGCGGTCGAGGTGCTCGTAGGGCGAATAGTAGGACGGGGCGCGGATGAGGCCCGCCAGCATCGCGCTTTCCGGCAGCGAGAGCGCGTCGGCGGGCTTCCCGAAGTACACCTCCGCGGCCGTCTCGACGCCGTAGGCGCCCTGGCCGAAGTACACCTGGTTGAGGTAGCGCTCCAGGATCTCGTCCTTGGTGAGCCGCCGCTCGATCTGCACGGCGAGCAGGATCTCCGCGATCTTGCGGGTGAGCGACTTCTCGCTCGTGAGGAACATGTTGCGGGCCAGCTGCTGCGTGATCGTGCTGCCGCCCTCGGCGTACCCGCGGTCGTGAAGGTTGCGTAGACCCGCCCGGACCACGCCGCGCAGCGAGAAGCCGCGGTGCCGGTAGAAGTCCGCGTCTTCCGTGTCGATGACGGCGCGCTGGAAGTTGTTCGCGACGTGTGACAGCGGGATGCTGTCGCGGTTCTCGCGGTACAGGCTGGCGATGATCTGCCCGTCCGACGAGTAGATCCGGGTGGCTTCGCTCGGCAGATCGTAGAGGGCGTCGACCGACGGAAGGTGCGTGCTGATCGCGGCCGCCGCGCCGAAAAGCAGCCCGGCGCCGACGAGGACGACGGCGGTGCCGGCAAGAGCCAGGGTGAGCGCGGCCTGACGGACGATCCGCCACTGCCGCGGCGTCAGGCGCCACCCCCGCGCGTGCGCGGCGGTGGATCGCCGGACCGAATTCGGCCCTCGCGGTCTCCCCATCAGCGGCCTCTCTTTGCGTCGATGCTGTCGGCTGCGATTGGTACAACGGTGGCCCGGAAGGCGATCCCTCCCGGGCCGAGCCAGACGCCGCTCGTCATCCGACCTTCAATGAATATACCCCACTATACCTTCTCGGGGACGACCGGGCAACTGCCCGCCGCCGCCCGCGATTGTGAACGTCCGGCCGGCGCGTTGACGCTCCGGGGGGCCGATGCTACGATGAGCGCGCGATGACGTCCTCTGCCGACGGAACGCCCGAGGCCGCCCCCCCAGCCGGCGGACCGGCCGCCGGCGACCACGAAATCAAGGCCGCCCGGACCAGCACGACCCGCCGCCGGGTGATCCAGGCCCGCGAGGACTCCGCGCAGACCCGCACCGACGTGCTGGCGGTGGAAGAGCCCCTCGAGATCCGTCTCTATCCCCCGGACGGCGGACCCTTCACCCGGATCTCGGTTACGATGCGTACGCCGGGGCACGACTTCGAGCTCGCCGCCGGATTCCTGTACACGGAGGGCGTGCTGCGGACGCCCGACGACGTCCGCACCATCAGCTACTGCACCGATCCATCCCTCGACGGAAGCCAGCAGTACAACATCGTCAACGTGGCGCTGCGCCCGGACGCGGCGTACGATCCCGAGCGGCTCCGCCGCAACTTCTACACCACGTCGAGTTGCGGCGTCTGCGGCAAGGCCTCGATCGAGGCGATTCACGTGCGCGGCATCGGCGCCGTGACCGGCGACGGCCTCACGATCGACGACGAGATCCTGGCCCGGCTCGGAGACGCCCTGCGGGAGGCGCAGACGCTGTTCGCCAAGACGGGCGGCCTCCACGCGGCGGGCTTGTTCGACCGGAACGGCCGCCTGCTCGTCCTGCGGGAGGACGTCGGCCGGCACAACGCGGTGGACAAGGTGGTGGGGCATGCGTTCCTGGCACGGCGGCTGCCGCTCCGGGCGCACATCGTCATGGTGAGCGGCCGGGCCAGTTTCGAGATCGTCCAGAAGGCCGCGGCCGCCGGGGTTCCCATCGTCGCGGCCGTCTCCGCGCCCTCGAGTCTCGCCTGCGATACGGCCGACGCGTTCGGGATGACGCTGCTCGGCTTCGTCCGCGGTCCGCGGTTCACCGTGTACACCGGCGCGCAGCGCGTCCGCCTCCGCGGACGCGCCTCCGCCGCCGACACGGAATAGCGTTCGGCCGTCTCACAACCCGAGCATCGCCGCCAGCCGCATCAAGCCCCACCCGAGCCCGAAGCACGCGGGCAGCGTCAGCACCCATGCGGTCACGATGTTTCTGGCCACGCTCCACCGCACCCAGCGCATGCCTTTGGACGCCCCGACGCCCAGGATCGCCCCGTTGATCGCGTGCGTCGTGCTGATCGGGATGCCGAGCCGCGTGGCGATTTCGATCGTGGTCGCCGCCGCCGTCTCGGCGGCGAACCCGTCGATGGGATGCAGCTTGGTGAGCCGGAATCCCATCGTCTTGACGATGCGCCAGCCGCCGGCCGCCGTGCCCGCGCCCATGGCGCACGCGCAGACCACCATCACCCACACCGGAACGTAGAACGCGGGGCCGAGCGCGCCGTACGCGAAGAGCGCGAGCGCCATGATCCCCATCGTCTTCTGCCCGTCGTTGCCGCCGTGGCTGAACGCCATGTACATCGACGACAAGAGCTGCAGCCGGCCGAATACCCGCGTGACGCGCGCCGGCGGGTTGCGATAGAACAGCCAGTACAATCCGACGATGATGGCGCCGGCGGCGAGCAGCGCGATGAGGGGCGAGTAGCCGATCCCGATGCCCACCTTCACGACGCCGGACACCAGGACCGCTTTGAAGCCGCCGGTGGCCACGCCGGCGCCGAGGACGCCGAACAGCAGCGCGTGGCTCGAGCTCGTCGGCATGCCGAGGTACCAGGTGAAGAAGTCCCAGCCGATGCCGGCGACCAACCCGGCCGCGATCGTGGTCTGGGTGACGACGTGCGGGTCGACGAGGCCCTTGCCGACGGTCGTCGCCACGGCCGTGCCGGTCACGGCGCCGGCGAAATTGAGGACACCCGCCATGACGACCGCCTGGGCGGGCCGCAGAACCCGCGTGGCCACCGCGGTCGCAATCGCGTTCGCGGCGTCGTGGAAGCCGTTCACGAACTCGAAGACGAGACCGAGCGCGAGCACCGACGCCAGCAGCACGAAATGTGTGTTCACGTCGCGTACCGGTTGCATCCGGTCGCGCGCGATCCCTCCGCGCCCGGGACCGCCTTCGCCGGCGGGGCGGCCGGTCCGGGGATACGGGACCTCCCGGCGCAAAAAAGGAGTATACAGTTAATGGTTCAATATTCCGTAACCACGCGTCCGGCCACCGCGGCCGTCGCGGGAGCGCAATGGAATCGGAACGCCACACGGGAACAT
The window above is part of the bacterium genome. Proteins encoded here:
- a CDS encoding inorganic phosphate transporter encodes the protein MNTHFVLLASVLALGLVFEFVNGFHDAANAIATAVATRVLRPAQAVVMAGVLNFAGAVTGTAVATTVGKGLVDPHVVTQTTIAAGLVAGIGWDFFTWYLGMPTSSSHALLFGVLGAGVATGGFKAVLVSGVVKVGIGIGYSPLIALLAAGAIIVGLYWLFYRNPPARVTRVFGRLQLLSSMYMAFSHGGNDGQKTMGIMALALFAYGALGPAFYVPVWVMVVCACAMGAGTAAGGWRIVKTMGFRLTKLHPIDGFAAETAAATTIEIATRLGIPISTTHAINGAILGVGASKGMRWVRWSVARNIVTAWVLTLPACFGLGWGLMRLAAMLGL